From Daucus carota subsp. sativus chromosome 6, DH1 v3.0, whole genome shotgun sequence:
AAGCATCAGATCTTAtctcttttcatcttcaaacatcTCTGACATTCTGAATCACCACAAACCCGTGAAAGAGATCTGATTTTTAACACAGCCAGATAAAAAATTTCATAAGTTTAATCAATATAACGAAAGTTCACTTTTAAAATTGGATCCTTGTGAACGATTGAATAGTAATCACAATGTCGGTGGCTCAAAATTCGATTTTTCAACCAAAACCCGCCTCGAATTTGTGTTCAACCACCAAGCCTAAGGCTATTCTGAACCCCCAACTCAATGTTTTGAGTCGGGTCGCGGTGAGAGCCAAAGCAAAAGCCAAGAATTGTGGGTTTGCTTTGGAGAAGAACAGGTTTTATGGGTCCAGATTACGTGGGTCGGGTCAAGAAAGGCACCATCTTTGGCAATCTGATGGACCCGGAAGAGCTCCAAAACTCAAAGTGGTGGTCAAGTCTTCAATGTCTCAGGTGCCTGAAAAGCCTCTTGGGCTTTATGATTCAGCTTTCGATAAGGATTCTTGTGGGGTAGGCTTTGTTGCTGAGTTATCTGGTGAAAGCAGCCGTAAAACGGTAAAAAGATGTCAAGTTTATAATTTTGTGTATATCGTTTATGTATATTTATGTGCAGACAAATTTTAGGTACTTATAATTGATGGGTTTGGTCTGGATTGGATTGATTTGTTGTTGTAGGTAAGGGATGCAATAGAGATGTTGGTAAGAATGGCACACAGAGGTGCATGTGGATGTGAAGCTAATACTGGTGATGGGGCTGGGATTCTTGTTGCTCTTCCTCATGACTTTTACAAGGAGGTATATCTGGATCctaatctatctatctatctttaTCTGTGTAGGCTTATGTGTAAATACAAACAATTTGGTCTATTTTAGCCTATAATATGACACCTATTTGTTTTTTAGTATTTCTTTATCTTGTGTGTATATGAATTAGTAAAAATCATTGTTTTTATCCAAGCgaatatcatatttataaattataatatatatatatatatatatatatatatatatatattttggtttatatatatatttttaacttttagtATGTGTCGAATTTCCAAGGTTCTTAAAGCTTTGTatgtacacacacacatgtaacTGATTTTGCTCtgatttacatgaaaaacaatTTTGTAGAGGCtgttgtttgttaatttatGGACAGTTTATTTTAGCAGTTCAAAATGAATATATGGGTGTTTGCATGTTGTGTTCTTGTGGTTATACTTAATTTGTTGCACTttactaatttataaaatttctattacctctgattttttgaattaatatgaTCATTCACCAATgtggattttatttaaaaaacacaaacaaaaacagTTTAAAAGGGGTTGTTGAGTTTAACATAATCATTTTTCTTGTACAGTAGTAGCAGTTAGTAACAAGCTTTTTGATTGGTGTTTTAAGGTCGGAAGTGAGTTTGATTGGTTTACTCTGTATCAGGTTGCTAAAGATGTTGGCTTTGAGCTGCCGCCATTTGGGGAATACGCTGTTGGCATGTTTTTCTTGCCTACTTCTGAAAGCAGAAGGGAGCAAAGCAAAATTGTATTTACGAAGGTATTGCCTTTATTGCTTACGTTTGTGCATTGGGAAGTTGTAGATCGATTTGGATTTCTATGTCTTGGAGAATCTAGTTACGATCagataaaagtattattttacaGAGATTCATATTGATTTTTCCCATTTTTGGATTACTTGCCTCTTGTGTCATGGTTCACTGTCGTGGATTGACTAAATTCTATGCTGTCTCTGTAGGTTGCTGAGTCACTTGGCCATACTGTTCTTGGCTGGCGCTCTGTCCCAACTGATAACTCTGGATTGGGCCCGTCTACTTTACAAACAGAACCTGTTATTGAACAAGTGTTTCTTACACCTACACCTAGGTCTGAGGTTGATTTTGAGCAACAGGTATATTTTGTTTACGTGGTTCTACTATTTGTAATGCAAAATTTCTTTCTACTAAAATCTGAAACATAAATCAAGTTTAATCAAGTAAAATTTTGCCTTTTGAATGCGAGTAACAATTTCTGTGAAAGAGTAAAATGactttatcaaaaattaatttattcatgTTTGCCATTTAACTAATGAAGGCAGCTGGTGGTGTTtattaatatgtgtgtgtgtttaagtTGCACAATACTGGATTTCCAacctttataatatatttcgTTCTGCTTCTTTCATTGAACTGGTGTTTTATTTCTTGAATGTATCCATCACTTGAAACTGTACTTAATTTGTACCTACGTTGTCGTCCACACAGCTTTACATATTAAGGAGAGTTTCGATGGTAGCTATACGAGCGGCTTTAAATCTCCAACATGGCAGCGTCAAGGACTTCTATATATGTTCTTTATCCTCGAGGCATGCTTTCAGAAACCTACTTTATTGTGCAGTTGAATTGTTTAGCATGCAGGAGTTTTGACAcgtcttctttcttttttgcagAACCATTGTCTACAAAGGTCAGTTGAAGCCCAATCAGTTGAAGGAGTATTATTATGCGGATCTTGGCAATCAAAGGTTTACGAGCTACATGGCCCTGGTAAATATTTTCTCTATTCACTTTTTTCTTTTGCCACTGACTGCATACTTCACCAACGAACAGCATGGGACCAACCTGCTAACTGAAGAGATGCAAGGTTGAGGAATGACTTCTGAGGCATTATTGAAGTATGAATGATCTCTTAAGTTCTTCCACTTccttgatatatgaatttggatgcGGGATTGATTCTTTGGGTGAGTTGGTAAGGTACCTCCATTATGAAGTAAATCATGTTTGCAGAGCAATGTTGTATATGGTCAGTTCTTGAGGAACCAAGTATAATATTGAGTGGTGGAAAGTAATTTTCTCAGGTTAGGTAGACTAGGATCCACAGTATTTCTTATGGTGGTGGAGTGAATATACTATTGTACCCCCAAACACAATAAATTTGGACACAGTTATGTTTTACTTAAAAATACTGGCATAGAATGAGTTATCCTGTGCTATTCATGCAGGTTCATTCACGGTTTTCGACGAATACATTCCCGAGCTGGGATCGTGCTCAACCTATGCGTGTTTTGGGACATAATGGAGAAATTAACACGCTTCGGGGAAATGTCAACTGGTAAATTCTAGAAGCTTATTCcatttgtactttaaattctTCTTTGGCGTGGTTGCATGTAGCGTAGTGGTTTTTGAATTAATCAGATTCATTTAAGATTATGGTGCAGTCTAGTTTGAAACTTCTTAAGAGTATAGATTGGTATGTCCCAGTGCTCTGAGAAGTTAGATTTCTGATTATTCATGCTGCATATAAAATTCAAGCAGCCAACTTAATCTACACATATTTGTTTAGTCACaaattgatttattatattgtGGCTCTTTAATGCCCTTCACTTTCTTTTGAAGAGCTATTGACAACTACAAGGAAATCATTTTCTTATTCATGATCAATGAATGTTGACTTAATAATTTCCTAATACTTAAGTTTACGTTACTCCACGTGTCTTTGTGATTTTAGttacataaatatttgattatgttTAGATCATAGTTTTGTAGGTTATAGCATTTTATACTTGAATTTGGTGATGAGCTGATGATTACTATCTATATTTTCATGTCTGTACATGAACATCACcctttttgttaattttaatagGATGAAGGCCCGGGAAGGTCTCCTTAAGTGCAGGGACCTTCAGTTGTCAAAGAACGAGATGAAGAAGCTTCTACCAATCGTAGATGCAAGCTCTTCTGATTCAGGTTAGAATGTGTTTCATTTCCCTACATGCTCTACTGTTTTGATACTTTATACACTCTTCCTCCTGCACAAAGGCAAAAATGCAAGGCAAATTGCATGTTGAAACAATATGCAGATAGATGTTTTTTCATTAATCTAAATTTTTGTGGCATTGTTATATTTTCTCAGGGTCTTTTGATGGTGTCCTTGAGCTTTTAATACGAGCTGGAAGAAGTCTCCCAGAAGCtataatgatgatgatccctGAAGCTTGGCAGAATGACAAAAATATGGATCCTGAAAGGAAGGATTTGTATGAATATTTTTCAGCCCTAATGGAACCATGGGATGGTCCAGCTCTAATATCATGTAAGAGGGAATATGGATTTCTCAGCTGCTTATGTTAAAGCATCATTTGGTAATTGTGCTGACATAGAATCACTTGCAGTTACTGATGGTCGCTATCTCGGAGCTACATTAGACCGAAATGGATTGCGTCCGGGCCGCTTTTATGTCACTCACAGCGGACGAGTCATAATGGCGAGTGAAGTTGGGGTCGTTGATATCCCACCAGAGGATGTATCTAGGAAAGGAAGACTGAATCCTGGAATGATGCTTCTTGTGGATTTTGAGAAGCATGTTGTTGTAGATGATGAAGCTTTGAAGCAGCAGTACTCAAAGGCACGACCATATGGAAAGTGGCTTGAAAGACAAAAGATTACACTTAAGAATATTGTTGAATCGGTTCGTGAGTCTGACAGGGTGTGTCCTCCTATAGCAGGAGTCATGCAAGTAAGGAActcaattgaattttttttttattgcccTATTCTTTGCCCTCTGTTCTATTTGGATTAATGAACTTCAatagtttcaaaattttaacatggcattttttttttccattttagGCATCAAATAACGATGACAACATGGAAAACATGGGTCTGCGTGGCTTACTGGCTCCCCTAAAGGCTTTTGGGTATTTGTCTTCTTTATTTACTATCTTCTATATGCTTTTTACGCTCTTTTCTGTTCGgatctaaaaataaattattccaTGTATAATCTGTGCAGTTATACTATTGAATCTATAGAGATGCTGCTGCTACCAATGGCCAAAGATGGTGTCGAGGCTCTTGGCTCGATGGGGAACGATGCTCCCTTGGCCGTGATGTCAAACAGGGAGAAACTCATTTTTGAGTATTTTAAACAAATGTTTGCTCAGGTTACGAATCCTCCAATTGATCCTATACGGGAGAAGATAGTTACTTCTATGGAGTGCATGGTTGGTCCAGAAGGGGATCTCACAGAGACCACCGAGGAACAATGCCACCGTCTATCATTGAAAGGCCCCCTTCTATCCATCGATGAAATGCAAGCAATTAAGAAAATGAACTACAGAGGCTGGCGTAGCAAAGTTTTAGATATAACCTATTCAAAGGAACGGGGCGGAAATGGATTGGAGGAGACACTAGATAGGATATGTTTGGAAGCACATAATGCAATTAAGGAGGGTTATACTACTTTGGTGCTTTCTGATCGAGGTATATATTCCTCCATCTTTATAGCAAGACTTTTTTAGGAAATTAATTGCCACTGCTTCTCATTGTTAATATTATGTCTACTTGTAACAAAATTTCAGCATTTTCACCAAACCGAGTTgctgttagctcactcttggcTGTCGGTGCTGTCCATCAACATTTAGTCAAGAAACTTGAGCGTACTCGTGTAGCATTGATTGTGGAATCTGCTGAACCCCGTGAAGTGCACCATTTCTGTACACTGGTAGGATTTGGTGCAGATGGTATCTGCCCATATTTGGCTGTAGAGGCCATTTGGAGACTTCAGGTTGATGGTAAGATCCCACCCAAATCTAGTGGTGAATTCCACTCAAAGGAAGAGCTAATCAAAAAGTATTATAGAGCAAGTCAATATGGAATGATGAAGGTTCTTGCTAAAATGGGTATATCGACGCTGGCCTCATACAAGGGTGCTCAAATTTTCGAGGCTGTTGGTCTTTCATCAGACGTGATGGATAGGTGCTTTGCAGGAACTCCAAGTAGAGTAGAAGGTGCAACATTTGAGGCTCTTGCTCACGATGCACTTCATTTGCATGATATTGCATTTCCATCACGAGCATTACCTCCCACAAGTGCTGAAGCTGTGGCACTGCCAAATCCGGGCGATTATCACTGGAGAAAAGGTGGTGAGATTCATCTGAACGATCCTCTTGCCATATCAAAGCTGCAAGAGGCAGCCAGGGGAAATAGTGTGGCTGCCTACAAAGAGTACTCCAAGCGCATACAGGAACTGAATAAATCCTGTAATCTGCGGGGACTTCTAAAATTCAAAGAAGCGGCTGTGCAAATTCCTTTAGAGGAAGTAGAGCCAGCTAGTGAAATTGTGAAGAGGTTCTGTACGGGAGCCATGAGTTATGGGTCCATTTCACTGGAGGCTCACACCACCCTTGCTATGGCAATGAATAAGATCGGAGGAAAGTCGAACACAGGTTTGTTGTCTATTGGACTTGCTACTTCTATCAATTATTCGTAAGTATTATCATAGCATGGTCTGCTTCTCATGATCAAATATAAGTATTGTATGTTTTGAGTTGGAATTCCCATAAGCCAATTAGCTTCGGGAAGTTGATGCAAGCATCTTCTCCTGGAATGTTTTTCTAGTCCTGTTTTCTCCTTTCATCCTCAACTTTCTAAGAGAAATCTATTCATTTCACTGGTTTGAGAgtgtttttattgatttttaaagaaaaacttGTTGGATCTCTTTGCTTGCATCATCGActgttattataaatatatgccACTAACTGCAGGTCTGATTCACATTATGTTTTTGTAGTTGCAGAGTAGTTTAACCTTCAGTACTAACTTCTGAAAATATACTCGTGTAGGTGAGGGCGGTGAAAACCCATCCCGTATGGAGCCACTTTCAGATGGTTCGATGAATCCTAAGAGGAGTGCAATCAAGCAGGTAGCAAGTGGGAGGTTTGGTGTTTCCAGTTATTACCTAACTAATGCTGATGAGCTTCAGATAAAAATGGCTCAGGTATGGTTTAACTTTCAAGTTAAGATTAATTGTTACATGTGTGTTAATGAACATATTAGGTAAATGTTAGATCATCTCTTGGTGAGAGGTGCTGTTCATCTTGGACTGCACTTAACATCTGGCATCAAGTTTGGATTGGTCTTGGTTACTCTATGTTCTTTAGATTTTTTGTAACTCTGGATTTGTGTGTCACAGGGAGCAAAGCCTGGTGAAGGAGGGGAACTTCCTGGCCATAAGGTTATTGGGGATATTGCAATCACTCGAAATTCTACTGCTGGGGTGGGATTAATAAGCCCTCCTCCTCATCATGACATCTATTCTATCGAAGATCTTGCTCAACTGATTTATGATTTGAAGGTTAGTGTACAATACTGTAAATAGTGGACATCTGTTCCTGATTTGATGTAGGGAACCTTATTTAGTATATCCAAGACCACGGTGTGATTTTGtatgttaattatgtttttctGATTGTTACGTAGAATGCTAATCCAGCGGCAAGAGTTAGTGTGAAATTGGTTTCTGAAGCTGGTGTTGGAGTAATTGCTAGTGGTGTTGTAAAGGGGCATGCTGACCATATTTTAATTTCCGGACACGATGGAGGTACAGGGGCCTCTCGGTGGACTGGTATTAAGAGTGCTGGGCTTCCATGGGAACTTGGTCTTGCGGAGACCCATCAAACTCTTGTTGCTAATGATCTCCGTGGCCGAACAGTTCTCCAGACTGACGGCCAACTTAAAACTGGAAGAGATGTTGCCATGGCTGCACTTCTTGGCGCAGAGGAATTTGGTTTCAGCACAGCTCCTCTCATAACTCTTGGTTGCATTATGATGCGGAAGTGCCACAAAAACACTTGCCCAGTTGGCATTGCAACTCAAGATCCAGTTCTTAGAGAAAAATTTGCTGGAGAACCTGAACATGTCATTAATTTCTTCTTCATGATTGCTGAAGAATTAAGGGAAATTATGTCTCAGCTTGGATTAAGAACCATCAATGAGATGGTTGGTCGATCAGACTTGCTAGAAATGGATAAAGATCTGATCAAGGATAATGAGAAGCTTAAGACTATCGATCTCTCTCTATTACTTAAACCGGCTGCTGAGATTCGTCCGGAAGCAGCACAGTATTGTGTAGAGAAGCAAGACCATGGCCTAGACATGGCTTTGGACCAGAAACTGATATCATTGTCTGCACCAGCCTTGTCAAAAGGTCTTCCTGTGTATATGGAGACCCCTATCTGCAATACAAATCGGGCGGTTGGAACAATGTTAAGTCACGAAGTGACAAAGCGCTACCACAATATAGGCCTTCCTGCAGATACTATTCACGTTAAACTTAATGGAAGTGCGGGGCAGAGCCTTGGAGCTTTTCTGTGCTCTGGAATCATGCTGGAGCTTGAAGGTGACAGCAATGACTATGTTGGAAAGGGATTGTCTGGTGGCAAGATTGTTGTGTACCCTCCCAAAGGAAGCAACTTTGACCCAAAAGAAAACATCATAATAGGAAATGTGGCTCTTTATGGTGCAACAAATGGAGAAGCTTACTTTAATGGGATGGCTGCTGAAAGATTCTGTGTACGTAATTCAGGTGCTAAAGCAGTTGTAGAAGGTGTTGGTGATCATGGTTGCGAGTATATGACTGGAGGGACTGTTGTTGTGCTTGGGAAAACTGGGCGCAATTTTGCAGCTGGCATGAGTGGTGGTATAGCTTATGTTTTCGATGAGGATTCCAAGTTCCGTTCTAGATGCAATGCTGAGCTTGTTGATCTGGATAATGTTGAAGAAGAGGATGACATCACAACTCTTAGGATGATGATACAGCAACATCAGCGGCACACAGGCAGCCAGCTAGCCAAAGACGTGCTTTCGAACTTTGATAAACTCTTGCCTTCATTTGTTAAGGTCTTTCCAAGGGATTACAAACGAATACTAGCAAGCCTTAGGAAGGAGGAAATTGCAAAAAGGGCTGCAGAAAAGGCTGCTAAAGAAGCTGAAGAGCAAGAAGAAGCAGAGTTAGTTGAAAAAGATGCTTTTGAAGAGCTAAAGAAATTGGCAGCTGCTAATACCATGAATGAGAAAGCTAGTGAGGTAAAAATCCTGTTAAGTTGTGGTTATGAGTCTGTGGAAATTATAAAGCTCTTttgaattagcaaaaaaaaaaaaaggaaagaagaagCTCATTTAAGTCAAAGTAGCTGTAACTGAACATAATTAAGTAATGGCGACTTGGCTACTGACCACTTCATGTAGGTGCAAGTATTGGAAAATTTCCTTTATATTTCTTGAGGTCctacttttcttttcttgaagAAGTAGCACAAATTAATTTGCTCCTGCATTAGTTATTTCTGAGGAATTTCCCCATCTGAAACAAtaaaaatagattatttttttttgtcattacACCTCTGtttaataaaatcaatatatatttggtttatatcCTTGTATCTCTGTAATGTATCcctattttgattatattttttgtcctgAATATAGATAAATTTATGTAGCAGTTACTTGATttaatacatatatgatgactTTTTAAACTTACATGGTTTATATTTGAACTCAATAGGAAGTGAAGGCTAAAGTATCAGACAGACCATCTGAGGTAGCTGATGCTGTCAAGCATAGAGGTTTTGTTGCATATGAGCGTGCAGGAGTTTCATATAGGGATCCCCTTGTTCGGATGGGTGACTGGAAAGAAGTTATGGAAGAGACAAAGCCTGGACCGCTTGTAAAGACACAGTCTGCTCGCTGTATGGACTGTGGCACTCCTTTTTGTCATCAAGTACGAATTATATTCTTTCATATGATATAGTTTTGTTGTCTATACCAAAAGGTTTTTCTTATGAGTGCAGTGTTATACatcaaaaagttaaaatataattgcTCTAATATCTGAGACTTTGTGTAACGATTTACCAAGTTTCTTTCCTTTCTTGAACTGGGAAACTATTATGCAGGAGAATTCTGGATGTCCTCTTGGAAATAAAATACCTGAATTCAACGAGTTGGTGTACCAAAATAGGTGGCGTGAAGCACTCAATCGGCTTCTGGAGACCAATAATTTTCCAGAGTTTACTGGCCGAGTATGCCCAGCACCGTGTGAGGGTTCTTGTGTGCTTGGTATTATTGAAAATCCAGTTTCTATTAAGAGCATTGAGTGTTCGATCATCGACAAAGCCTTTGAGGAAGGTTGGATGCTGCCCCGACCTCCACTAACGAGAACAGGGTATGTTATTATTCTTTCTCCCCAGTTGCCTTAAAGCTAATGCTTGATGTCGATACTATAACTCGAAAGTCTTGAGAACATCTAAAAAATGAAGTATACAATATGTAATTTGATCATAATCACTATTGGTACAGGAAAAAAGTTGCCATTGTTGGGAGTGGACCTTCTGGTTTGGCAGCTGCTGATCAGCTAAATAGAATGGGTCATTCTGTGACAGTCTTTGAGCGGTCCGATCGAGTTGGGGGCCTGATGATGTATGGAGTCCCAAATATGAAAACGGATAAAATTGATGTTGTTCAAAGGCGGGTTGACCTTATGGAGAAAGAAGGAGTGACATTTGTTGTCAATGCCAGTGTTGGCAAAGATCCGTCCTATTCCCTGGATCGACTTCGTGAGGAGAATGATGCAATAATTTTGGCCGTAGGAGCTACAAAGCCAAGGTATGCTATGAGTTCTAAAATACCTGTTTTTCATTATACCTATATGGAGGAACATATATGTATTGGAAATTCCTTTATGCAAGTTTTTCGATCAGAAAAGAATTTCAGaacttgtatttaaatttttgcagGGACCTTCCTGTTCCTGGAAGGGAGTTGTCAGGAGTCCATTTTGCGATGGAGTTTCTTCATGCCAATACGAAGAGCTTGCTTGATAGCAATCTTGAGGATGGTAACTACATATCAGCCAAAGGAAAGAAAGTTGTTGTAATTGGTGGAGGTGACACAGGAACAGATTGCATAGGGACCTCTATTAGACACGGTTGCAATAACATTGTTAATTTGGAGCTTCTTCCTGAGCCACCTAGAACAAGAGCACCGGGTAACCCCTGGCCACAGGTTCGACCTTTTCCTTGGTTACTTGATGCTTTAGTTATGTGTATTATGCTCTGATGATTTTATCTTGCAGTATGATCATTTATAGTTCGTTTCCTGTTGTGCCTTATAGCCCATCGCAGACTACACTCGTTTGTGTTACAGTTTATTTTCTGCTCCTAATCTTTAATATCAGTTCGGTCACTGATGCCTTTTACTTTATCTTGTGTTTGCAGTGGCCTCGTATATTCCGTGTTGATTATGGGCACCAAGAAGCTGCTACCAAGTTTGGAAAAGACCCCAGGTCCTATGAGGTATTGACTAAGCGGTTCATTGGAGATGAAAATGGTCTTGTGAAAGGACTAGAAATAGTGCGCGTACAATGGGAGAAGGATGCCAGTGGAAGGTTTCAGTTTAAGGAAGTTGAGGGTTCGGAGGAGATCATCGGGGCTGATTTAGTCCTCCTAGCCATGGGTTTTCTAGGGCCCGAGTCGGTAAGCATTGTGAGCTTATGCCCAAACAATTTTTGCTGTACTAAATATATACATTCTAATGTGCTTTCTCTTCAGCCATTCTTTGTAGTCTCGCATCTTGAAATAATGCCAAAAAATGGatagatattatattatatcttatatctCTGATGTTTGTTTTGATCAGACTATAGCGGACAAACTGGAGTTGGAACGAGATAATAGATCAAACTTCAAAGCTGAATATGGCCGTTTCTCAACCAATGTAGATGGCGTGTTTGCTGCTGGTGATTGTCGACGTGGTCAATCATTGGTGGTATGGGCCATTTCAGAAGGCCGACAAGCTGCTTCTGAAGTCGACAAGTACCTTCTTAGAGAGGAAAACAATGTCGATTCAGATCGACTAGATAATACCACCAATAGGCAGCAAGATAGCAACAAGCAGACAGTAATGACAAAGTAAATTTCCTTTTAGTCATTTTGGGTTTTCGGTTTTCATATACGAATGAGGGAGTTATCTTGATGAGTTCCATATGGAGATGATTGTTGAATCTGAAGATGTTTATGGGTAAGAAGAGGTTCACAAGTCGATTCTTGTAGATAACCAACAATAGGAGAACCTTTCGAAGctaaaaagaatttttagatTAGGGAGGGGGATAATGTCCTTTGTAATCGGGGTATTATTATCCTTTGCAGGTTGTTTTCGTGATCTCTTCATTTCCTTCTGGTATTTCTTGTTTGAAATGGTGGTTAAAAATCCATCACAATAAATACTGTAAAGCTTTTGGATTTTGGTTTTATATCGTTATCTATTTATCACCAGATTAGTAGATCTTGTGTCCACTGTCAAGTGCTGGTGTGTGTATAAACA
This genomic window contains:
- the LOC108226948 gene encoding glutamate synthase [NADH], amyloplastic isoform X3 → MNLDAGLILWVHSRFSTNTFPSWDRAQPMRVLGHNGEINTLRGNVNWMKAREGLLKCRDLQLSKNEMKKLLPIVDASSSDSGSFDGVLELLIRAGRSLPEAIMMMIPEAWQNDKNMDPERKDLYEYFSALMEPWDGPALISFTDGRYLGATLDRNGLRPGRFYVTHSGRVIMASEVGVVDIPPEDVSRKGRLNPGMMLLVDFEKHVVVDDEALKQQYSKARPYGKWLERQKITLKNIVESVRESDRVCPPIAGVMQASNNDDNMENMGLRGLLAPLKAFGYTIESIEMLLLPMAKDGVEALGSMGNDAPLAVMSNREKLIFEYFKQMFAQVTNPPIDPIREKIVTSMECMVGPEGDLTETTEEQCHRLSLKGPLLSIDEMQAIKKMNYRGWRSKVLDITYSKERGGNGLEETLDRICLEAHNAIKEGYTTLVLSDRAFSPNRVAVSSLLAVGAVHQHLVKKLERTRVALIVESAEPREVHHFCTLVGFGADGICPYLAVEAIWRLQVDGKIPPKSSGEFHSKEELIKKYYRASQYGMMKVLAKMGISTLASYKGAQIFEAVGLSSDVMDRCFAGTPSRVEGATFEALAHDALHLHDIAFPSRALPPTSAEAVALPNPGDYHWRKGGEIHLNDPLAISKLQEAARGNSVAAYKEYSKRIQELNKSCNLRGLLKFKEAAVQIPLEEVEPASEIVKRFCTGAMSYGSISLEAHTTLAMAMNKIGGKSNTGEGGENPSRMEPLSDGSMNPKRSAIKQVASGRFGVSSYYLTNADELQIKMAQGAKPGEGGELPGHKVIGDIAITRNSTAGVGLISPPPHHDIYSIEDLAQLIYDLKNANPAARVSVKLVSEAGVGVIASGVVKGHADHILISGHDGGTGASRWTGIKSAGLPWELGLAETHQTLVANDLRGRTVLQTDGQLKTGRDVAMAALLGAEEFGFSTAPLITLGCIMMRKCHKNTCPVGIATQDPVLREKFAGEPEHVINFFFMIAEELREIMSQLGLRTINEMVGRSDLLEMDKDLIKDNEKLKTIDLSLLLKPAAEIRPEAAQYCVEKQDHGLDMALDQKLISLSAPALSKGLPVYMETPICNTNRAVGTMLSHEVTKRYHNIGLPADTIHVKLNGSAGQSLGAFLCSGIMLELEGDSNDYVGKGLSGGKIVVYPPKGSNFDPKENIIIGNVALYGATNGEAYFNGMAAERFCVRNSGAKAVVEGVGDHGCEYMTGGTVVVLGKTGRNFAAGMSGGIAYVFDEDSKFRSRCNAELVDLDNVEEEDDITTLRMMIQQHQRHTGSQLAKDVLSNFDKLLPSFVKVFPRDYKRILASLRKEEIAKRAAEKAAKEAEEQEEAELVEKDAFEELKKLAAANTMNEKASEEVKAKVSDRPSEVADAVKHRGFVAYERAGVSYRDPLVRMGDWKEVMEETKPGPLVKTQSARCMDCGTPFCHQENSGCPLGNKIPEFNELVYQNRWREALNRLLETNNFPEFTGRVCPAPCEGSCVLGIIENPVSIKSIECSIIDKAFEEGWMLPRPPLTRTGKKVAIVGSGPSGLAAADQLNRMGHSVTVFERSDRVGGLMMYGVPNMKTDKIDVVQRRVDLMEKEGVTFVVNASVGKDPSYSLDRLREENDAIILAVGATKPRDLPVPGRELSGVHFAMEFLHANTKSLLDSNLEDGNYISAKGKKVVVIGGGDTGTDCIGTSIRHGCNNIVNLELLPEPPRTRAPGNPWPQWPRIFRVDYGHQEAATKFGKDPRSYEVLTKRFIGDENGLVKGLEIVRVQWEKDASGRFQFKEVEGSEEIIGADLVLLAMGFLGPESTIADKLELERDNRSNFKAEYGRFSTNVDGVFAAGDCRRGQSLVVWAISEGRQAASEVDKYLLREENNVDSDRLDNTTNRQQDSNKQTVMTK